From one Thunnus maccoyii chromosome 6, fThuMac1.1, whole genome shotgun sequence genomic stretch:
- the LOC121899009 gene encoding olfactory receptor 52B2-like produces MKYTNITTIKDFIITGFPGLSPKYYGPVSALLLLTFTAIVVGNAFILTIIVYERTLHKPTYMIFFHLAMTDVIFGFVTLPKIIARYWWNDVISSFGVCFTQMYFVHSLGAIHSLILLIMALDRFVAICLPFQYPVMITNKTISIACSMCWVVTFIRMLGIVLHALTLPYCNQNVITHCYCDHMSITRLGCGENVKYVKMVSLGNAMVILLVPLAFIIISYFSIIIAVLKMSHTESRHKVLSTCAPQIFITCLYYVPRCFVYLAHNLGFSFTADARILITMLYSLIPAVVNPLIYCFKTKDIKEALVQRFKNKKASIAICN; encoded by the coding sequence ATGAAGTACACAAATATTACAACTATAAAAGACTTTATTATCACTGGATTCCCTGGACTTTCACCTAAGTATTATGGACCAGTGtctgctcttcttctccttACTTTCACAGCTATTGTTGTTGGAAATGCTTTCATTTTAACCATTATTGTGTATGAGCGGACTCTTCACAAACCGACATACATGATCTTTTTTCACCTTGCAATGACAGACGTTATATTTGGGTTTGTGACTCTTCCAAAAATCATTGCCAGATATTGGTGGAATGATGTGATATCTTCATTTGGAGTCTGCTTTACGCAAATGTATTTTGTCCATTCTTTGGGAGCTATTCATTCTTTAATTTTGCTGATTATGGCCTTGGATCGCTTTGTTGCTATATGTCTTCCTTTCCAATATCCTGTTAtgattacaaataaaacaatttctATTGCTTGTAGCATGTGCTGGGTAGTAACATTCATACGTATGTTGGGAATTGTGCTTCACGCCTTAACTTTGCCTTACTGCAACCAGAATGTCATCACACACTGCTACTGTGATCATATGTCAATAACTCGGCTGGGATGTGgggaaaatgttaaatatgttaaaatggTTTCACTTGGAAATGCCATGGTAATTCTCCTGGTTCCTTTAGCTTTCATAATTATTTCTTACTTTTCCATTATCATAGCTGTTCTGAAAATGTCTCATACTGAGAGCCGCCACAAAGTCTTGTCCACCTGTGCTCCTCAGATCTTTATTACCTGCCTTTATTATGTGCCAAGATGTTTTGTTTATCTCGCTCACAATTTAGGATTTAGTTTTACTGCTGATGCCCGTATTTTAATAACCATGTTGTACAGCCTCATACCTGCTGTAGTTAATCCACTGATATACTGTTTCAAAACTAAGGATATAAAAGAGGCTTTGGTgcagagatttaaaaataaaaaagccaGCATTGCAATTTGCAATTAA
- the LOC121899008 gene encoding olfactory receptor 52E8-like → MSYTNVTRIKHFFIIGFPGLSPEYYGPVSALLFVLFLAIVVGNIFILVFVKCERSLHKPTYLIFCHLALTDLAFGIVTLPKIISKYWFDYSIISFYGCFAQMYFVHFLGATHSFILMVMALDRFTAICTPLRYAATFTNTTVSVLCGISWLMPISWMVGIVLDALTLPFCNSNIIVQCYCDHIAITALGCENVREVQVVAFGLAMLSLLLPLGFIIFSYFVIIIAVVRMSSSEGRMRTLSTCTPQLLITCLYYMPRCFVYLANNVGFTFSVPVRIVVVMLYSLLPAAVNPIIYCFKTKDIKENLKKKFYRKKINFITKTG, encoded by the coding sequence ATGTCCTACACTAATGTAACAAGgataaaacatttcttcatcATTGGATTTCCTGGACTTTCACCAGAGTATTATGGACCTGTGTCAGCCCTGCTTTTTGTGCTCTTCCTAGCTATAGTGGTgggaaatattttcattttagtgtttgttaaatgtgaaagGTCTCTTCACAAACCCACATATCTGATCTTTTGCCACTTGGCATTAACTGATTTAGCATTTGGGATTGTTACTCTACCAAAGATTATATCAAAATATTGGTTTGATTACagcattatttcattttatggtTGCTTTGCCCAAatgtattttgttcattttcttggGGCGACTCATTCTTTCATCTTGATGGTGATGGCTCTTGATCGCTTTACTGCAATTTGTACTCCACTGCGTTATGCAGCCACTTTCACTAACACCACTGTTTCTGTGCTTTGTGGAATATCATGGCTTATGCCAATATCATGGATGGTGGGTATTGTTTTGGATGCTCTTACATTGCCGTTTTGTAATTCAAACATAATTGTGCAGTGCTATTGTGACCACATAGCTATAACAGCACTTGGATGTGAGAATGTAAGAGAAGTTCAGGTAGTTGCTTTTGGTCTTGCCATGTTGAGTTTGTTGTTGCCCTTGGGTTTTATTATCTTTTCTTACTTTGTCATCATTATTGCGGTTGTGAGAATGTCCAGTTCTGAGGGACGCATGAGGACTCTGTCTACCTGCACACCACAGCTTCTTATCACGTGTCTGTATTATATGCCAAGATGCTTTGTGTACTTGGCAAATAATGTGGGATTCACTTTCAGTGTTCCAGTTCGCATTGTTGTTGTAATGCTGTACAGTCTTTTACCTGCAGCTGTCAACCCGATTATTTACTGTTTCAAAACCAAGGATATCaaagaaaacttgaaaaagaaattctatagaaagaaaattaatttcatCACGAAAACTGGATGA